A window from Triticum aestivum cultivar Chinese Spring chromosome 6D, IWGSC CS RefSeq v2.1, whole genome shotgun sequence encodes these proteins:
- the LOC123144128 gene encoding shewanella-like protein phosphatase 1 → MAVLPFRLRLRTAAISGLSPSTSVVCPSRQHRDGGSFSCRAAAAAGGPIIVSGDPPTFVSAPGRRIVAVGDLHGDLHQTRAALVMAGVLSAESDCHVWTGGQTVLVQVGDILDRGEDEIAILSLLSSLNVQAKSQGGAVFQVNGNHETMNVEGDFRYVDPGSFDECIRFLEYLEEFDGEWDDAFLNWVNVSQRWKEEYRVSPNGDWLPLNFVKKNKGFAARASLFKQGGPLACELARHPVVLNVNDWMFCHGGLLPHHVEYGIERINKEVSNWMQCSNEDSDDTNLPFMATRGYDSVVWTRLYSQDSVERTRRSWDLSSIIAEQTLKSVGAKGMVVGHTPQTRGVNCKCDGKVWCIDVGMSYGVLHSRPEVLEIVNDRPRVLKGQRDSYDEMEVLDYL, encoded by the exons ATGGCCGTCCTTCCTTTCAGGCTGCGGCTGCGCACGGCGGCCATTTCCGGCTTGAGCCCCTCGACCTCTGTCGTCTGTCCTAGCAGGCAGCACAGAGACGGCGGCTCCTTCTCCTGCCGTGCCGCGGCGGCAGCCGGCGGACCGATCATCGTCTCCGGGGATCCGCCCACGTTCGTCTCCGCCCCCGGCCGCCGCATTGTCGCTG TTGGGGACCTCCATGGTGATCTCCACCAAACGAGAGCTGCTCTGGTGATGGCCGGTGTCCTGAGCGCGGAATCAGATTGTCATGTGTGGACAGGCGGGCAGACG GTTCTGGTTCAAGTTGGGGATATCCTTGACCGCGGAGAAGATGAAATCGCAATACTGTCCCTGTTGAGTTCACTCAATGTGCAAGCAAAATCTCAAGGCGGTGCTGTGTTTCAG GTAAACGGAAATCATGAAACAATGAATGTGGAAGGCGATTTCCGGTACGTCGATCCAGGATCATTTGATGAGTGTATACGCTTCCTGGAATACTTGGAGGAATTTGATGGCGAGTGGGATGATGCTTTCCTCAACTGGGTTAATGTTTCTCAAAGGTGGAAGGAAGAATATCGGGTGTCGCCTAATGGTGACTGGCTTCCTTTGAACTTTGTCAAG AAAAATAAAGGGTTCGCTGCAAGAGCATCACTTTTTAAGCAAGGTGGACCATTAGCTTGCGAATTGGCACGGCATCCTGTTGTCCTGAATGTCAATGATTGGATGTTTTGCCATGGTGGCCTTCTTCCTCATCATG TTGAATACGGGATCGAACGCATCAACAAGGAAGTATCAAATTGGATGCAATGTTCAAATGAAGACAGCGATGATACCAATCTCCCCTTCATGGCTACCAGAGGATATGACAGTGTAGTATGGACTCGTTTGTACTCTCAAGATTCAGTCGAAAGGACGCGGCGTTCTTGGGAT CTATCTTCTATTATCGCTGAACAAACATTGAAATCTGTTGGAGCTAAAGGAATGGTCGTCGGACACACTCCCCAGACTCGTGGAGTGAACTG CAAATGCGATGGTAAAGTTTGGTGTATTGATGTGGGCATGTCTTATGGTGTACTGCATTCGAGACCAGAG GTCCTAGAAATAGTCAATGACAGACCAAGAGTTCTAAAGGGCCAGAGGGACTCATACGATGAGATGGAAGTGCTGGACTATTTATGA